From Mobula birostris isolate sMobBir1 chromosome 8, sMobBir1.hap1, whole genome shotgun sequence, the proteins below share one genomic window:
- the nfkbid gene encoding NF-kappa-B inhibitor delta isoform X1 — protein MHWQKSSKERSQSNLLPTVRELLEAKRRSSNGGSPMQAPSKASSHQQDNFSFPNPGGNLGPVFPAYPSWHVDAAQSTLSQENSACVMPEEVLPREGPNPVGVYDPYVFTTPGSDTIAVYQEQPAPYTPLIPGPNLLPLEPPCPVLPHWVGSGACAQQDDPTPVPYLPSGLTVGHSTFPPQPLGGPQLEEARRTVQRMQVSELLQPDHDGDTVLHIYAAKGMREFAFATAERVCRLKGLEVREHKGKTPLLVAVTANQPQIVYDLIELGADVRATDLKGQTVLHLAATEGYPQILQAVQWTGVQVNIEARNYEGFTPLHCAVKAHGCSSIRKEWDIRRFGRETCRGLQNLAQDILQCIIHLLNMGASIFSQDVKSSMSILHQAVQDGNISLVQFILQLPNPRVQEFVNLKAHGNTALHMAAGLHGDRNQEQIIRLLLDCGADPSIRNLENEQPGHLLPNSPHGEQMKHLLKRGRLALSTNHRVGSS, from the exons CATCAAAAGAGAGGTCCCAGTCCAACCTTCTCCCCACAGTGAGGGAGCTCCTGGAAGCAAAGAGAAGAAGCAGCAATGGAGGGAGCCCCATG CAGGCACCATCGAAAGCCTCGTCTCATCAGCAAG ACAACTTCAGTTTTCCCAACCCGGGGGGAAATCTCGGCCCCGTCTTCCCGGCATACCCCTCTTGGCACGTCGACGCGGCCCAGTCCACGCTGTCGCAAGAAAACTCAGCATGTGTGATGCCTGAGGAGGTTCTCCCCAGAGAGGGGCCGAACCCGGTGGGGGTGTACGATCCCTACGTGTTCACTACACCCGGCAGTGACACTATTGCAGTGTACCAAGAACAGCCGGCTCCTTACACG CCCCTGATTCCGGGACCTAACCTGCTACCACTTGAGCCCCCGTGTCCGGTCTTGCCGCATTGGGTGGGATCAGGGGCCTGCGCCCAGCAGGACGACCCTACTCCAGTCCCCTACCTCCCCTCGGGACTGACGGTGGGGCATTCCACCTTTCCACCCCAGCCCCTGGGCGGACCCCAGCTGGAGGAAGCTCGCAGGACGGTCCAGCGGATGCAGGTGTCTGAGCTGCTGCAGCCCGACCACGACGGAGACAC GGTCCTGCACATCTACGCAGCCAAGGGGATGCGGGAGTTTGCTTTTGCCACCGCTGAGAGGGTATGCAGACTCAAGGGCCTGGAGGTGCGGGAGCACAAGGGCAAG ACACCACTGCTGGTGGCTGTGACAGCAAACCAGCCCCAGATCGTGTATGACCTGATTGAGCTGGGAGCTGATGTCCGAGCTACAGACCTGAAAGGGCAAACCGTCCTCCATCTCGCCGCCACGGAGGGCTATCCGCAGATTCTGCAG GCTGTCCAGTGGACTGGGGTACAAGTTAATATTGAGGCTCGAAACTACGAAG GGTTTACGCCTCTGCACTGTGCTGTCAAAGCCCACGGCTGCAGCAGCATTAGGAAGGAGTGGGATATCCGGAGGTTCGGAAGGGAGACATGCAGGGGTCTCCAAAACCTTGCTCAGGACATCCTGCAGTGTATCATTCACCTGCTGAATATGGGGGCATCCATCTTCTCCCAG GACGTGAAGAGCAGCATGAGCATCCTCCACCAGGCCGTGCAGGACGGGAACATCTCCCTGGTCCAGTTCATTCTGCAGCTGCCCAACCCTCGGGTCCAGGAATTCGTCAACCTGAAG GCCCATGGGAACACCGCACTGCACATGGCTGCCGGACTGCATGGAGACCGGAACCAAGAGCAGATCATCCGGCTGCTGCTGGACTGTGGGGCCGATCCCAGCATCCGGAACTTGGAGAATGAGCAGCCGGGTCACCTCCTGCCCAACAGCCCTCATGGCGAGCAG ATGAAACATTTGTTGAAGAGAGGCCGCCTTGCCTTGTCGACCAATCACAGAGTCGGATCCTCATAG
- the nfkbid gene encoding NF-kappa-B inhibitor delta isoform X2, which translates to MHWQKSSKERSQSNLLPTVRELLEAKRRSSNGGSPMAPSKASSHQQDNFSFPNPGGNLGPVFPAYPSWHVDAAQSTLSQENSACVMPEEVLPREGPNPVGVYDPYVFTTPGSDTIAVYQEQPAPYTPLIPGPNLLPLEPPCPVLPHWVGSGACAQQDDPTPVPYLPSGLTVGHSTFPPQPLGGPQLEEARRTVQRMQVSELLQPDHDGDTVLHIYAAKGMREFAFATAERVCRLKGLEVREHKGKTPLLVAVTANQPQIVYDLIELGADVRATDLKGQTVLHLAATEGYPQILQAVQWTGVQVNIEARNYEGFTPLHCAVKAHGCSSIRKEWDIRRFGRETCRGLQNLAQDILQCIIHLLNMGASIFSQDVKSSMSILHQAVQDGNISLVQFILQLPNPRVQEFVNLKAHGNTALHMAAGLHGDRNQEQIIRLLLDCGADPSIRNLENEQPGHLLPNSPHGEQMKHLLKRGRLALSTNHRVGSS; encoded by the exons CATCAAAAGAGAGGTCCCAGTCCAACCTTCTCCCCACAGTGAGGGAGCTCCTGGAAGCAAAGAGAAGAAGCAGCAATGGAGGGAGCCCCATG GCACCATCGAAAGCCTCGTCTCATCAGCAAG ACAACTTCAGTTTTCCCAACCCGGGGGGAAATCTCGGCCCCGTCTTCCCGGCATACCCCTCTTGGCACGTCGACGCGGCCCAGTCCACGCTGTCGCAAGAAAACTCAGCATGTGTGATGCCTGAGGAGGTTCTCCCCAGAGAGGGGCCGAACCCGGTGGGGGTGTACGATCCCTACGTGTTCACTACACCCGGCAGTGACACTATTGCAGTGTACCAAGAACAGCCGGCTCCTTACACG CCCCTGATTCCGGGACCTAACCTGCTACCACTTGAGCCCCCGTGTCCGGTCTTGCCGCATTGGGTGGGATCAGGGGCCTGCGCCCAGCAGGACGACCCTACTCCAGTCCCCTACCTCCCCTCGGGACTGACGGTGGGGCATTCCACCTTTCCACCCCAGCCCCTGGGCGGACCCCAGCTGGAGGAAGCTCGCAGGACGGTCCAGCGGATGCAGGTGTCTGAGCTGCTGCAGCCCGACCACGACGGAGACAC GGTCCTGCACATCTACGCAGCCAAGGGGATGCGGGAGTTTGCTTTTGCCACCGCTGAGAGGGTATGCAGACTCAAGGGCCTGGAGGTGCGGGAGCACAAGGGCAAG ACACCACTGCTGGTGGCTGTGACAGCAAACCAGCCCCAGATCGTGTATGACCTGATTGAGCTGGGAGCTGATGTCCGAGCTACAGACCTGAAAGGGCAAACCGTCCTCCATCTCGCCGCCACGGAGGGCTATCCGCAGATTCTGCAG GCTGTCCAGTGGACTGGGGTACAAGTTAATATTGAGGCTCGAAACTACGAAG GGTTTACGCCTCTGCACTGTGCTGTCAAAGCCCACGGCTGCAGCAGCATTAGGAAGGAGTGGGATATCCGGAGGTTCGGAAGGGAGACATGCAGGGGTCTCCAAAACCTTGCTCAGGACATCCTGCAGTGTATCATTCACCTGCTGAATATGGGGGCATCCATCTTCTCCCAG GACGTGAAGAGCAGCATGAGCATCCTCCACCAGGCCGTGCAGGACGGGAACATCTCCCTGGTCCAGTTCATTCTGCAGCTGCCCAACCCTCGGGTCCAGGAATTCGTCAACCTGAAG GCCCATGGGAACACCGCACTGCACATGGCTGCCGGACTGCATGGAGACCGGAACCAAGAGCAGATCATCCGGCTGCTGCTGGACTGTGGGGCCGATCCCAGCATCCGGAACTTGGAGAATGAGCAGCCGGGTCACCTCCTGCCCAACAGCCCTCATGGCGAGCAG ATGAAACATTTGTTGAAGAGAGGCCGCCTTGCCTTGTCGACCAATCACAGAGTCGGATCCTCATAG